The stretch of DNA ttactctggaccctgatctctcctttgaagaacatatcaagaccatttcaaggacagcttttttccatctaagtaacattgcaaaaatcagaaactttctgtccaaaaatgatgcagaaaaatgtatccatgcttttgtcacttctaggttagactactgcgatgctctactttccggctacccggataaagcactaaataaacttcagttagtgctaaatacggctgctagaatcctgacaagaaccaaaacatttgatcatattactccagtgctagtctccctacactggcttcctgtcaaggcaagggctgatttcaaggttttactgctaacctacaaagcattacatgggcttgctcctacctatctctctgatttggtcctgccgtacatacctacacgtacgctacggtcacaagacgcaggcctcctaattgtccctagaatttctaagcaaacagctgaagACAGGGCAttctcctacagagctccatttttatggaatggtctgcctacccatgtaagagacgcaaactcggtctcaacctttaagtctttactgaagactcatctcttcagtggttcatatgattgagtgtagtctggcccaggagtgggaaggtgaacggaaaggctctggagcaacgaagtgcccttgctgtctctgcctggccggttcccctctttccactgggattctctgcctctaaccctattacaggggctgagtcactggcttactggggctctttcataccgtccctaggaggggtgcgtcacttgagtgggttgagtcactgatgtgatcaacctgtctgggttggcgccccccttgggttgtgccgtggcggagatctttgtgggctatactcggccttgtctcaggatggtaagttggtggttgaagatatccctctagtggtgtgggggctgtgctatatacagggttatatccttcctgtttggccctgtcctggggtgtcctcgggtgtcctcggatggggccacagtgtctactgacccctcctgtctcagcctccagtatttatgctgcagtagtttatgtgtcggggggctagggtcagtttgttacatctggagtacttctcctgtcctattcggtgtcctgtgtgaatttaagtgtgctctctctaattctctctttctttctctctctcggaggacctgagccctaggaccatgcctcaggactacctgacatgatgactccttgctgtccccagtccacctggccgtgctgctgctccagtttcaacagttctgccttattattattggaccatgctggtcatttatgaacatttgaacatcttggccatgttctgttataatctctacccggcacagccagaagaggactggccaccccacatagcctggtttctctctaggtttcttcctaggttttggcctttctaaggagtttttcctagccaccgtgcttctacacctgcattgcttgctgtttggggttttaggctgggtttctgtacagcactttgagatatcagctgatgtacgaagggttatataaatacatttgaattgaatATTCCCTACagagctttcagaaagtattcatacccttgactcattccacatattgttgttacagcctgaattaaaaatggataaGTAAAAAAAAATTCTCACCTATCTAGAAAGAAAttccccatcatgacaaagtgaaaacatttgagCAAATGTATTGACAATTAAataaagaaatatctaatttattctgaacaaaaacaaacgcaacatgcaacaatttcaaagatacagtgagggaaaaaagtatttgatcccctgctgattttgtacgtttgcctactgacaaagaaatgatccgtctataattttaatggtaggtttatttgaacagtgagagacagaataacacaaaaatccagaaaaacgcatgtcaaaaatgttataaattgatttgcattttaatgagggaaataagtatttgaccccctctcaatcagaaagatttctggctcccagatgtcttttatacaggcaacgagctgagattaggagcacactcttaaaggaagtgctcctaatctcagtttgttacctgtataaaagacacctgttcacacaagcaatcaatcaatcagattccaaactctccaccatggactgccaaattatctaaaatgACAGAGGCGGCTtttgatagagaaattaacattcaattctctagcaacagctctggtggacattcctgcagtcattatgccaattgcacgctccctcaatctgtggcattgtgttgtgtgacaaaactgcacatgttagtgtgccttttattgtccccagcacaaagtgtacctgtgtaatgatcatgctgtttaatcagcttcttgatattccacacttgtcaggtggatggattatcttgacaaaggataaaatgctcactaacagggacgtaaacaaatttgtgcacaaatgcatttgagagaaacattttatttaaactcatgaaatatgggactagcactttacatgttgcgttgatatttttgttcagtgtacagaagtattcacacccgcgTCAatagtttgttgaagcacctttggcagcgactagtctttctgggtaagtctctaagagctttccacacctggattgtgcaacattttcccaatattctttaaaaaatgctTCAAGCTCTGtccaattggttgttgatcattgctagaatcattttcagatcttgccatagattttcaagtagatttaagtcaaaactgtaatttggccattcactgtcttcttggtaagcaacttcagtgtagagttggccttgtgttttaggttattgtcctgttgaaagctGAATTCAtcccccagtgtctggtggaaagcagactgaaccaggttttcctatgGGATTTTGACTGTGCTCCATTCAtttcttttttttatcctgaaaactccccagttcttaacaattacaagcatacccataacatgatgcagacaccaatatgcttgacaatatggacagtggtactcagtaatgtgttgtattggatttgccttaAACATAACACTTTTCATTCAGGactaaaagtgaattgctttgccacatttttgcagtattatcTTGTTGCAAACAGCATGCTTGTTTTAGAATATTTTgtgttctgtacaggcttccttctttccactctgtcaattaggttgttAATGTAACTccaatgtgtatatactgtatatactgtactcgatatctactgtatcttgcctatgctgctctgtaccatcactcattcatatatccttatgtacatattctttatccccttacactgtgtataagacagtagttttggaattgttagttagattacttgttggttattactgcattgtcggaactagaagcacaagcatttcgctacactcgcattaacatctgctaaccatgtgtatgtgacaaataaaatttgatttgatctaacctcagttttctatcacagccattcaactctgtaacagttttaaagtcaccattggccttatgGTGAATACCTGAGTGGTgttcttcctctccagcaacagagttaggaaggacgcctgtatctttgtagtgactgggtggattgatacaccatccaaagtgtaattaataacttcaccatgctcaaagggatattcaatgtctgcttttattgTTCCCCATCTTCCAATAGGTGCCCTTgttgaggcattggaaaacctccctggtctttgtggttgaatctgtgtttgaaattcactgctcgactgcgggaccttacagataattgtatgtgcggGGTACAGGGAAGAGGTAGTCATtaagtcatgttaaacacttattaCACAGTAAGTCTATGCAATTTATGGGACTTGGCAAATTTACAAAAACATTCCACTtcgacgttatggggtattgtgtgtaggcaagtgataaaaacaaaatctcaattgaattcaTTTTAAATTTGGGCTATAACAACTATGTGGAAAAgatcaaggggtgtgaacactttctgaaggcactgtactttgtCATGCCGGCACCTTTTATGttatgtgttcctaatgtttcccCTATGTGCGTAAACTCTCAAGCAACAAGTTTATAGACTACTCTGTTCTGGTGTGTCAGAATGTCAGACATTTCTAAGAGACATTATACGGTTGTCGTAGTTCCTGTCCTGTTTCTCATCTCAAAAGGTCACTAGTTTACTCAGATCGCTAGATGAGATTGAATTAGATTAGCCAAATATGGCTAAACATTGCTAAAAACAAAACAGACACCAGATTATCAAAACTGTTTTTATTCTGAGCTTAAACCAAAGTGTTTATTAGAGGGGAGGGTCAGTTCAGCTTGTCAAAGTACTTGAGTTTGCCCGCTGGGTCTGGGATTATCTGTGAAGAGTAATACATTGAATTAGTGCACAAGCAATTGTCTAAGAAAAtccgatcaaatcaaatgtatttttaaagccctttttacgTCAGCAGATGTCATAAAGtgtttatacagaaacccagcctaaaaccccaaacagcaagcaatgcagaagcacggtggctaggaaaaactccttcgaaaggcaggaacctaggaagaaacctagagaggaaccaggtcctcttctggctgtgccgggtggagatgatAAATATATTCTCATGCATGCACTCACTTAAAGCGGCagtcagcagttgaaacaataataaAGCGTATTCCCCGACCCTGTTTCGGTAAAAAGATGGAGGGACGCGGCTGGAGAAATGAAACTACTCAAACTCATCGACAGAGCTATGGGGATGCAAGGATTGACCATCCATggttatagttttaaccatgttgaggctatatagtgttggtttacaaacattggaataaAACAAGCTCCTATTTTCAGGTTCTGAtagggtatgacagttgaactaagctcatgatgcATTTAGAagttattcttcaagaatcaaatgGGTACaaattgatgtagcaactgctgattgcccctttaaccacACACAGTATGAAACTTACTGTGTCACTGCCTGGCTTCCATCCTGCTGGGCACACTgcaaacaaatatattttttaattcacacaaactgtaaaaaaataaattatataaaaAGACCATCCATAGCAACCACAGATAATTACATGTTTAGCTGTATTATCTGAGAATGTTATGTGGTGAGACTGAATTTGGAGGCCGAGGTGTGAACTGTACCTTCGCCGTGTTTGTCAGTATACTGGAAGGCTTGGACAAGCCGCAGGGTCTCGTCTACAGAGCGCCCCACAGGGAGGTCATTCATGGTGATCTGCCTCAGGACGCCCTTGTCATCGATGATGAACAGGCCCCTGAGTGAGACAATTAAAACAATGAGAAGTTCGGTTCAGTTTCAAACCACATTACTTTAAACCTAATGAATTTATACGAGTTAACAGGTGTTTTGTTgtaccattaaaaaaaaaaaaatggtagtAGTACTAGTAATTTTCTTTTGAAGTGGCTTCTACCCCCGTGAGCAAGTGTATACTGTACCTGAGTGTGTGTCCTGCGTCCTCCAGGAAGACTCCATAGTCTTTGGAAATCTGGTGTGTGAGGTCAGACAGCAGAGGGATTTTCATTGGTCCGAGTCCCCCCTGCTTCCTGGGTGTGTTGATCCTGTTAACAACAAAGCCggagtgagaaaaaaaaaaaaaaactctgaaaTTAAAGTCCAAGCACCTCTGAAGAGGGGTGTGATGCTTGTAATCTTACCATGCCAGATGTGTGAATTGTGAGTCGACAGAGCAGGCAACAACCTCAGCATTGATGGCACGGAACTCGTGCACACGATCACTGAACGCAATAATCTCAGTCGGGCAGACAAACGTGCTGCAGGTACACAGAGTTAGTGTCATCAGAATAACACATAGCCAACAACATTATTACTTTACCAAAGCATACTGGATTTTCATTATGTCACTGGTTCTAAAATACAGCAAAAATCTGTATAACAGTTACTACAGTTTAGATTTTACAATACACTACTAATaagctctctctttccctgaatCTCCAAATTAAAATCCGATGATTTGGATTGCTATTTTATATTTATTCATCCTGGTACATTACTAAAATCACTTTAATACCCAGACAAAATCCTGCAATCTTTACCATACCGTCGTTATACTGCCTTTTCTTTACATCTGAAAGGGGAAGCCAATAACAAACCCAGTTTGCCAACAGCTCTGAAAACCCAGCAGTAAAAAAAATTCCAGGCATTGGGACAATGCTTTAATTGCATGTAGTTAGGTCCTTAAGCTGTTCTTGTACATTAATGTTCAGTCTGTCATGTGTGtggacccaaggaagagtagctgctgtgtGTGCAACAGCTAATGGATTCTAATAAATAATTTACATTTCTGTTGCTTGATTAATTTCACCAGTCATTTCTCCTTGCATGTTTAGCTCCAATTATTTAGATAATTGCCTAGTGCTAatataaataattaaaaaaaaaatcagtttGAGTACATTTGCTAgcaagctatcaatgtgcataatatGGAGAGGGTAGGAAAAAATATTACATGTGGATCTGCAATCTTTAAGCAAAAATGCCATTAAACTAATTTTTTGAAATCACGTTCATCTAGGTCAGACATTTGATTTTAATACATGATCGGAAAGAGCAAATTCTAGGGTTTCTAAAGCACTTAAAAGCGATGAGGGCATGGGCTCGGTTTCAGAAGATCactttttaaaattgattaacaGCGGGTCCACATGTTCCCGCAACACTCAAGTTGTTtgggaaaaaatattttttatattttatttttactataaaaTGTTGTGTTGACTGATCTGGGCAGGGGAATGTAATTGTGTCTTGTTTGTTTAATGAACTATTGATTTCATTTGCATGGTGCAGCCATAGCCTATAGCCTAGGCTGCACAGACAAGTAACATAAAACTCAAAATATGCGATTctattgaaatacattttcttagtATCTTAATGTTTCTTAAGATCTGCCGAAAcgtataataacaataataatacatttcTTTGCGATGGTATATAGTCAATGGATTTATTAAAATAGACATCCGCCGGCTGCGCAACGGGATGTAGCCTGTAAAATGTGCATAGTGGTAAAAATTAAGACTGTTTGAAAGGGGGGGGTCATATAAAACATTGccctttaaaaataataataaatgtccAAAATACGTATAACAAAGTCAAATAAACAAACAATTTTTTTGACAGTAGCAAAGAACACTATAAAAGATGGATTATTTTAGGATGAAGGTCAGTAAGAGATAGTACTCACAAGTCCAGGGGGTAGAAGAAGAAGACTAGgtatttccctttgtagtccgacAGTTTGAGCTCCTTAAACTTACCATCGATGACAGCTGATCCCTCAAAGTAAGGTGCAGGCTTTGAAACTGCAAAAAGAAGAAAtaacaaaaacacatttcataACAGTTCAAAGCACGAGCAAGCAAGTTATTTGCTGATCACATTTTAGGGAAAACCAATCAGAACAGACTTCCTGCTGTGTATCCCAAATGTTGCTCATACCAACACACCATTATTTAGTGTGCTTGGTCAACAATGAATAGTATTTGTTCATAGTTGGTGAGCAGCGTGCAGGTAGGCCTATGGCTCAGGGCAGGCTTGGGGCACACATAGCTTTCGTTCACCAAAGAGGGCTCCCTCTACGTCAATAATCCATGCATGCAATACGGTTTTGGAAGCCTTTGGAAGTTTACTTCCATATCGGCTAATCGAGAAAGATTTTTCATAAAACAAAATAAGGTAAAATTACTACAACCCCCACACggccatatttccatgttacGGACTGTTTACGGAAGAGAGGCGACCACTTGTTCTAATTAGCctagctatctaacgttagcgTCCCCAAACACCAGAAAAGTGTTGTAACTGAAAAGTATTGTTGGCTGCAAATGTTAAAACAGTGAGTATATTTTGCATTAGTAAAATGATTTTAATGTGATGTGAAAGTAGAgggatttgtatgtttctatAACCGTATCGTATTTGGCGGTTTTGGCTGCCAGAGTCAGTTTACCTCAGAACATTTTTTGGTCCTTGGATGTTAATGGAGTAGGCTTGCCCATGTAACTAATGTGAAAAGGGGTGCGGCTTTTgtaggtaacgatgcttcgtgggtgactgttgttgatgtgttcagagggtCTGGTTCGAACATAGGTTACGTCAaaagagagggacggaagcaatactgttacaccTACACTCCTTAACAGTACATCTTGGGATAGGGCACACCTGGCTACCTCATGGGGTGCATCCTGGAAGTGGcctccttttcttctctcctctgctgATTGGAAAACGCAACAAATGTGAAAGCGATAGGGAAGGTCGCAGCCTAAAATTTAATTTCACCTGCCTTTTTAAATGAATGCAGATAAAGAAAGCGCAGACTTGATGAGAGGAAGCCACTTAACATAACACTGACTGAGATGCATCCATTGGGATTGTATGGTGCAGCAGCTGTTATTGCTAGGGCCCTCCTGTCTGGGTCCTTGAGACAGTAGTTGGAGTAGCCAGCATATTCTGACCCTACCATTACGCTTGTTTATactgagctgcactggggtcgGAACACAATCATGGTTAGATTAAGACACTGCAGCGCCAGATCACAAACTACGTTTTCAGAATTTTGGCTTAGATATCAATACCAGCTTAGTATAATGATAAATCAACACCATAGCGATACTACTGTGAAAAAATAACTTAATAAAGTCAAATATACAGCACTGTTATTGTATGAAACACATGGTCAACTCGTCATCTGGACTGCTAGGGCaatgggtgtgcaggcttttgatccAGCACTGCTCAAACACACCGGACTCAGCTTAACAAGGTCCTGTTAAGTAGTTGATTTGTCAAATCTGGTGTGTTAAGATTGGGGCTCGAACAAAAAAAGTGTAACCTCCTGCAGCTCTCCTTGACCTATTATGCTGTACCATTTGAACATTAACCTAAAACCAAAAAGGTATCAAATGGCTATACTTCGAAGCAAGGTAGCTAAGCGGTTGAGTAGGGCTCTAGACTTACAAGTAAGACATGAAAGAAGTAATGGAAAGCCTAAATaacttcaggagtaaaaatatgcttaacCAGTCACATAATAGGTTGCATGGACACactgtgtgcaatagtgtttaaaatgatttttgaatgactctcgcatctctgtatcccacataTACAGGTAATTAACTCAAAATctacctattggtagataaaataaagcagacattgaatattcctttgagcatggtgaagttattcattacactttggatggtgtatcaatacacccagtcactacaaagacacaggcatccttcctaaatcagttgccagagaagaaggaaactgctcagggatttcaccatgaggccaatggtgattttagaacagttacagagtttaatggctgtgataggagaaaactaaggatggatcaacaacattgtagttactccacaatactaacctaattgacagagtgaaaagaaggaagtctgtacaaaatattccaaaacatgcatgctgtttgcaacaaggcactaaagtaatactgcaagaaaatgtgtcaaagcaattaactttttgtcctgaatacaaagttgtATATTTGGGGAagatccaatacaacacattactgagtaccaatcttcatattttcaagcatagtggtggctgcatcatgttatgggtatgtttgtacTTGTCATGGActgtggagtttttcaggataaaaaaacctaagcacaggcaaaatcctagaggaaaacttggttcagtctgcattccaccactgggagattaattcacctttcagcagggcaataacctaaaacacaaggccaaatctacactggagttgcttaccaagaagacagaaTGTTCCGGAGTGGCCGAGtttgttttgacttaaatctgcttgaaaatctatggcaagacttgatctagcaataatcaacaaaaACTTGACAGAGCGGagcatgaatactttctgaatgcaccgtagGTTACCACTGCAAATGGCGCATTCTGCTCCGTTGACGCATCATCTCAACTACATACTGCGTTTGTAAAGTGATTTTATTTCCTCTATATTGAAAGTTCAGAAATAAATGGTTATACTCATAAAGCTGAGATGCGCAATTAAATTCTGAAATGTTACTCAACTGTCAGTATGCTTGCGCTTCACTCCGTGTGCTAAGGGGGGACTAGGAGTAATTAGAGCCAGCAAAACAGGGACAAGGCAGATGTTTTCATTGCAGGAAGCAGGTTAATGCATATTAGTGTTGACCAAATAATGGTTTTAGAACCAAAAAGAAACCAGCAGCAACGTCGTGCAGCCTAATCACTGAACTTATCGACATAAGCAAAATTATTCAGTCAGAGGAGGGCAATGTCAGTGTATCGTCCCAGCTCTAGttagtattgttgtctatcaaatTGTATAGGCTTCCTTGCTCTCTCCTCTGGCAACGGCCGACTCTCACACTCACTTGACGTGCACACACGGAGGCACACATGTGGATAGCTCTCTAACATCTTAAAAGTGCACCTGAAGCATTATTTGATgttcaatcttttttttttttcgtgGTGGAAACAATTAAGCAGCGGCACAATATAACGGAAACACTGTAGTCATCTCCGTCACATTTTTTAAGACTTTGAAATGTAAAGACATTTTAATACTTAAGGCCTTGAAATCAGATAAATGAATGTAAGACTTTAAAGACCTAGCAGACACCCTGATCTTAGTAAAATAACCAGTGGTGTATAGCCAAGGCCATATGCAAACAAAATCAAATGTACTTCTCTTGTGTCAGCAATCAAGAATTGGAACTTGATTCTTGAGTTTGGGCGCTGCCATTGGACATGACACAACACAAACTCAACATTGGCAGAAgcaactttcattgatttcaaaggAAGCATTTCTTCAACGACTGATGGCAATGCCACACCAATGGCTATAGTGTAGCAGGGCCTTTAATCTAATCATGAAGGCGTTCTGACCCCAGTGCAGTTTAGTGTAAACAAGCGTAATCGTAGGGTCGGGAAAACTGCAGGCTACAGTTGGAGCCAAGTTTTTTGGCATGACGTGTCCAAATGTACTACTAGCTACAATTTATGAATTTGGGGTCGACAAGTCAAATCTGTCAGATTACAATAACGCGAATACCGATTTGATTCAAACTTCAGTTGTGAAAATGTGCAGTATAACTGGAACGGTGTCTAGCTAACATTAATCAACAGTACTAAGTTAGCTATCTAATTGGCTGCAGGCaaactagttagctagctttgTAGTTACCATTGTATTGTTGGGTAAGACATCCTCCCGTTATTAAAATAATTTAAGTCAATATGATTGCCAAGTACAAATACAGTACCGTGCAGGGGGACAATACCCACTTTTTGCCTTGCTGAGGTGCAAGGAATGATCAGAGACGGGCACACGGAAAGCCTCTCCTGGGTAGACGTGTCCTCCAGCGTAGTTGTAACACTCTTGGTCCTTTTTCCCATTAGAGCCGT from Oncorhynchus kisutch isolate 150728-3 linkage group LG28, Okis_V2, whole genome shotgun sequence encodes:
- the prdx4 gene encoding peroxiredoxin-4 — protein: MNVMLHMKMLKDILSVFCTICLVTKFTTAAQDGSNGKKDQECYNYAGGHVYPGEAFRVPVSDHSLHLSKAKISKPAPYFEGSAVIDGKFKELKLSDYKGKYLVFFFYPLDFTFVCPTEIIAFSDRVHEFRAINAEVVACSVDSQFTHLAWINTPRKQGGLGPMKIPLLSDLTHQISKDYGVFLEDAGHTLRGLFIIDDKGVLRQITMNDLPVGRSVDETLRLVQAFQYTDKHGEVCPAGWKPGSDTIIPDPAGKLKYFDKLN